From Pseudoalteromonas sp. DL-6, one genomic window encodes:
- the thiI gene encoding tRNA uracil 4-sulfurtransferase ThiI: protein MLKFIVKLHPEIAIKSRSVRKRFTKVLENNIKIVLRRVDEKVQVRNNWDNISVVTKLDDAQTRLDFIDSLQRIPGIVQFIEVTETDFKTLDDIYQKTIALVGHTIIGKTFCVRAKRIGQHDFTSTELERYVGGGLNQHVEGARVKLSRPEVTIRLEIKDEKAYIVTQTHLGMAGFPLPTQDDVLSLMSGGFDSGVASYQMIRKGARTHFLFFNLGGAAHEIGVKQASYYLWKQYSSTHKVKFITVDFEPVVAEILENVENSQMGVVLKRMMMRAGSAVAEKLNIQALVTGESIGQVSSQTLANLSVIDRVTETLILRPLIQHDKQEIINIARQIGTAEMAETMPEYCGVISKKPTVKAKIEVIKAEEEKFDFDVLNTVIDNARVMDVRDIDVEAKQELKEAESVTELPEGAVVVDIRSPEEEDAAPLEIDGIEVIHLPFFRLATKFGDLPKGKDYYLYCQKGVMSQLQALILHEEGFTTVKVYRR from the coding sequence ATGCTTAAATTTATCGTCAAACTTCACCCTGAAATAGCCATTAAAAGCCGTTCAGTCCGTAAACGCTTTACCAAAGTGTTAGAAAATAACATTAAAATTGTATTGCGTCGTGTTGACGAAAAAGTACAAGTACGTAATAACTGGGATAATATTTCAGTTGTTACAAAACTAGATGATGCTCAAACTCGCCTTGATTTTATTGATAGCTTGCAGCGCATTCCTGGCATCGTACAGTTTATTGAAGTGACCGAAACAGACTTTAAAACTCTTGATGACATCTATCAAAAAACCATTGCGTTAGTTGGCCACACTATTATTGGTAAAACCTTTTGTGTACGTGCTAAGCGCATAGGTCAACATGATTTTACTTCAACTGAATTAGAGCGCTACGTTGGTGGCGGGCTTAATCAACACGTTGAAGGTGCGCGAGTAAAGCTAAGCCGCCCTGAGGTAACAATTCGTTTAGAAATTAAAGACGAAAAAGCTTACATAGTGACGCAAACCCATTTAGGAATGGCGGGCTTTCCTCTGCCAACACAAGACGATGTATTATCGCTTATGTCTGGTGGGTTTGATTCTGGCGTTGCCAGTTACCAGATGATCCGTAAAGGCGCTCGTACACACTTTTTATTCTTTAACTTAGGTGGTGCTGCCCATGAAATTGGGGTTAAGCAAGCGAGCTACTACCTATGGAAACAATACAGCTCTACGCATAAAGTTAAGTTTATTACTGTTGATTTTGAACCAGTTGTTGCGGAAATTTTAGAAAACGTTGAAAACAGCCAAATGGGTGTTGTGCTTAAACGTATGATGATGCGAGCGGGTAGTGCCGTTGCTGAAAAACTAAATATTCAAGCTTTGGTAACGGGTGAAAGTATAGGTCAGGTGTCTAGCCAAACCTTAGCTAACTTAAGTGTTATTGACCGTGTAACCGAAACGCTGATTTTACGTCCTCTTATTCAACATGATAAGCAAGAGATCATCAATATAGCGCGCCAAATAGGCACTGCAGAAATGGCTGAGACGATGCCTGAATACTGTGGTGTGATCTCTAAAAAGCCGACAGTTAAAGCCAAAATTGAAGTCATTAAAGCAGAAGAAGAGAAGTTTGATTTTGATGTATTAAATACCGTTATTGATAACGCCCGTGTTATGGATGTGCGCGATATTGATGTTGAAGCTAAGCAAGAGCTTAAAGAGGCTGAGTCAGTTACAGAGTTACCTGAAGGAGCGGTTGTTGTTGATATTCGCTCACCTGAAGAAGAAGATGCCGCACCGCTTGAAATTGATGGTATTGAAGTTATTCATTTACCGTTTTTCCGTTTAGCAACTAAGTTTGGTGATTTACCTAAAGGCAAAGACTATTACTTATATTGCCAAAAAGGGGTAATGAGCCAGTTACAAGCGCTTATTCTTCACGAAGAAGGCTTTACCACTGTAAAAGTCTATCGTCGTTA